The genomic DNA GTGGTTTGAATCGTAAACGTGCGGGCTTTGAAGTTCGCGACGTTCACATTTCGCACTACGGCCGTATCTGCCCGATCGAAACGCCTGAAGGTACAAACATTGGTCTGATCAGCTCGTTGGCGATCTATGCCGGTGTGGACGATTACGGATTTTTGGTGACGCCGTACCGCAAGGTGAAAGACGGCAAGCTGACCGACGATTTTGTGTGGTTGCGAGCCGACGAAGAGAACGAGTCGTTTGTCGCGCCCGCCGATACCGAGGTCAAGGATTTGGCGTTGGTGCCCGGTCCCAACTTGATCGCCCGTTTCCGCAGCGACTTTGAAATCGTTTTGCCAGAGCAAGTCCACTACATGGATGTCGCCCCGAGCCAGATGGTTGGTGTGTCGGCCGGTTTGATTCCGTTCCTCGAGCATGACGATGCGAACCGCGCGTTGATGGGTTCGAATATGCAGCGGCAAGCCGTGCCGCTATTGGTCGCCGAACCGCCGATTGTAGGTACCGGCATGGAACGCGAAGTCGCGCAGAACAGTGCGATGCTGGTTCGCGCTCGCCGCTCGGGCAAGGTCACTTATGTCGATTCGATGCGAATCGAAATCGGTTCGGACCACTACGTCTTGAAGAAGTACCAAGGCCTCAACGAACGGACCTGCCTGAATCAGCGCCCGATCGTTCGGTTGGGCGAACGGGTTGAGAAAGACCAGATCATCGCCGACGGGGCTGCGACCCATAAGGGGCAATTGGCCCTGGGACGCAACGTGTTGGTCGGCTTTATGTCGTTCGACGGCTTCAATTACGAAGATGCGATCATCATCTCCGAGAACTTGGTCAAAGCCGACACCTACACTTCGATCCACATCGAAGACTTCGACGTCGAGATTCGCGAAACGAAACTGGGCCGCGAAGAATTCACGCGTGACATTCCCAACGTCTCCGAGAAGGCGTTGCGCAACTTGGACGAAAACGGAATCGTACAAGTTGGAACGTATGTCAAACCGGGCGACATCCTGGTCGGTAAAGTCTCGCCCAAGAGCAAGACCGAACTGACTCCGGAAGAAAAACTGCTGCACGCGATCTTTGGTCGCGCCGGTGAAGACGTCAAAAATGATTCGCTGGAAGTCTCTTCGGGTGTCGAAGGTATCGTGATCGATACGCAAAAGTTCAGCCGCCGGATGAGTCTGTCCGAAGACGAACGAAAGCTTTTCGAACAAGAACTCAAGCAGGTCGAAAGCGAAGGGAATGCGGAAATTTCGCACACCTTTACGCAGATGATCGAAGAGATGCAGACCGCGATCAAGACGAAGTTCAAGGATACCGATGGCTCGCCACTGGTGGGTGATCAAGATCCGAAGTACATCGCCGAACGCGCCAGTTCGTTCAGCGTGATCCGCCTGTTGGAGCAGGTCAAATCGCCGGAAGAACAGAACGAAATCCGCACGATTTACAAATCGCAATGGTCGAACGTCGAAGCCGCAATCGACGACCGCGACCGCAAGCTCAACAGCATGAAGCGTGGCGATGAACTTCGCAGCGGTGTGCTGCAAATGGTCAAGGTTTATGTCGCCACCAAACGCGTAATCAGCGTCGGCGATAAGATGGCCGGTCGCCACGGTAACAAGGGTGTGATCTCCAAGATCTTGCCTCAAGAGGACATGCCGTTCCTTCCCGATGGAACTCCGATCCAAATCATGCTCAACCCGCTGGGCGTACCTAGCCGTATGAACGTGGGGCAGATTCTGGAGACCCACTTGGGCTGGGCCGGTGCGAAACTTGGTTTCCAAGCGATCACACCCGTCTTCGACGGTGCGAGCGAAGAGGACATCAACGACTGCCTGGAAGAAGCGGGACTGCCACGCCACGGTAAGATTCGTCTTCGGGACGGCCGAACCGGCGATCTGTTGTCGCAGGAAACCACGGTCGGTTACATCTACATGTTGAAACTGCATCACTTGGTCGACGACAAGGTCCACGCTCGCAGCACCGGTCCTTATTCGTTGATCACGCAGCAACCGTTGGGTGGTAAAGCACGATTCGGTGGGCAGCGTTTCGGAGAGATGGAAGTTTGGGCGTTGGAAGCTTATGGCGCCGCTTACATCCTGCAGGAACTGCTGACGGTCAAGAGCGACGATGTCGAAGGTCGAACCAAGATCTACGAATCGATGGTCAAGGGAGAGAACACCTTGGAAGCGGGCACGCCAGCCAGCTTCGACGTTTTGACCAACGAGATTCGCGGCTTGGCCCTCAACATGCAGCTTGAGAAGCGTCCGGTCTAATCACTTGTTCGGAACGCGACGTGGGGAATCCCCCCGTCGCCGGTCTACCTGCAAATTTATCGCTGCGGCTGGGAAGCCACAGCGATTCCAAATCACACCTCAGCCAATCACCAGCTCGTCAGTCGCGTCGGCCGCCATGTCGACGCCGCTGCGAGCGTGCTACCACTAGGAGCATCGTCCATGTCCAACGGCGAAAGCACCACTTACGACCGCATCAATGATTACGCCTCGGTCAAGATCAACCTGGCCCGCCCGCAAGACATCCGCGGCTGGTCGTTTGGTGAGGTCAAGAAGCCAGAGACGATCAACTACCGTACCTACCGTCCCGAGAAGGATGGTCTGTTCTGCGAGCGGATCTTTGGCCCTGAAAAGGACTGGGAGTGCGCCTGCGGTAAATACCGTGGCATGAAATACAAGGGAATGATCTGCGATCGTTGCGGCGTGAA from Rosistilla carotiformis includes the following:
- the rpoB gene encoding DNA-directed RNA polymerase subunit beta: MATTTERRLEPENVRYFGSGREAFATPDLTALQTASYAAFLQADADSDKRKVQGLEAVLKEVFPVESYDGNISLEYLRYELGKPRYTSAECRQLRLTYGRPLRVWLRLNRDEPIEEEVFLGDLPIMMGGGEFIINGAERVVVSQMHRSPGIDFVMEAEGTSDRKLPSCRVIPERGSWVEVNITKKETLSVRIDQSGKFSALTLLRAMSPELSSDADLLRAFYQTETHKTADGRSAAKLVDKIAVDDIIYPSGSPRAGEIIVESGQKINKEMAELICASGCKAAEVMDAPKVPLIVNSLTEDNTSSHEEALLRIYQRLRPGNPPQLEKARTLFAEKFYDSNRYRLGRVGRFRINRKLNLNVSEDEMTLRSDDVIASISYLIALFDPDSGAEIDDIDHLGNRRLRTIDELASEELRKGFLKLRRTVQERMSLKDAEDMTPRSLVNPKSVSAAIDYFFGRGELSQVVDQTNPLSQLTHERRLSALGPGGLNRKRAGFEVRDVHISHYGRICPIETPEGTNIGLISSLAIYAGVDDYGFLVTPYRKVKDGKLTDDFVWLRADEENESFVAPADTEVKDLALVPGPNLIARFRSDFEIVLPEQVHYMDVAPSQMVGVSAGLIPFLEHDDANRALMGSNMQRQAVPLLVAEPPIVGTGMEREVAQNSAMLVRARRSGKVTYVDSMRIEIGSDHYVLKKYQGLNERTCLNQRPIVRLGERVEKDQIIADGAATHKGQLALGRNVLVGFMSFDGFNYEDAIIISENLVKADTYTSIHIEDFDVEIRETKLGREEFTRDIPNVSEKALRNLDENGIVQVGTYVKPGDILVGKVSPKSKTELTPEEKLLHAIFGRAGEDVKNDSLEVSSGVEGIVIDTQKFSRRMSLSEDERKLFEQELKQVESEGNAEISHTFTQMIEEMQTAIKTKFKDTDGSPLVGDQDPKYIAERASSFSVIRLLEQVKSPEEQNEIRTIYKSQWSNVEAAIDDRDRKLNSMKRGDELRSGVLQMVKVYVATKRVISVGDKMAGRHGNKGVISKILPQEDMPFLPDGTPIQIMLNPLGVPSRMNVGQILETHLGWAGAKLGFQAITPVFDGASEEDINDCLEEAGLPRHGKIRLRDGRTGDLLSQETTVGYIYMLKLHHLVDDKVHARSTGPYSLITQQPLGGKARFGGQRFGEMEVWALEAYGAAYILQELLTVKSDDVEGRTKIYESMVKGENTLEAGTPASFDVLTNEIRGLALNMQLEKRPV